A segment of the Aptenodytes patagonicus chromosome 3, bAptPat1.pri.cur, whole genome shotgun sequence genome:
ttaattttctttttgtgtgtgtgttctgttTTTAAGGTAAAAGTGGATTTGCAGGTACTGCTGCCTCATATGTATCCTCATGTAGCTCCTCAGCTTTTTGCAAGATCACATGCACTGCACAGACAGCAACAGTTGCAGCTCAACACTCGACTCGCTTCTCACATCAGCTCTTTAGATTCAGGTGAACTGTGTGTATATGAAGCTGTGCAATGGGTGAAAGAAAACAGCCTGCCTTACTTGGAAAACAGTAAGATCTCTTCTGAAAGTGCTTCAAAAGAAGTCGTAGTTAAAGAAACATTGCATCGCATGTGGATCTACAGCCATCATATATATAGGCAGGAATTGAGGAAAAAGATTTTTGACTGTGCAAAGAAGTTAAATCTGACCGGCTTCTGCCTAACAGGGAAACCTGGTGTGATCTGTGTAGAGGGACTCCAAGAAAACTGTGAAGAGTTTTGGCGTGCTATTAGGTATCCCAACTGGAAGCATATTTCATGCAAGCATGTGGAGAATGTAGAAACAGAGGGAAGCGTCGATAATCTTCGTCTCTTTCGGGCTTTTGAAGACCTACAGCTGCAGGCACATGGCGATTATGGCCTGAGGAACGACTATCACATGGATCTTGGCCAGTTCTTAGAATTCCTGAAACAACATCAAAGTGGACATATCTTTCAGATTTTATTCGGTGTCGAAGGCAAACTTCCAGACAAATAAGAGAAACTGTGCAAGGAGTTCTAATTTTAGACAGCAAGAGATGACGCTAACATTGAAATATTGTGCCTTATAGCTACTGTGAAAAGGGAAACTGTTTAACACACGAGAACAACAGTTCAAGTAGTTAATCTATCTTAGCTTCTGTTCTGAATTTTGGGAGGTGTTTACTTATTTTCCGAGACCCTAAAAGTGGCATTTGTCACTATGAGCCACGCCTCAAAGTGCTTGCAAGGTGCTAAACATCCCACGCTGTAGTATCCTGAATTACACTCTTCTGTCTCCTCATCTATACTGTGCTGTGTGCTACTAAGCTGCGGTGCAGACCTCTAGTTAACTTCTACATACAGCTGTGGGATACCAAAGTAGCTGCGGTCACAGATTGATGTGGTTTCCAACACAAAAGCACACCCCGCTCAGGGAAATCTCACCGCTACATTCATGGATTAGTGCATGCAATGTCTTTTACTGCTTCACGGAGCATCAGCTCTCACTTCGTTCAGCCAATCCGTGAAAGCAAAGGCTTGTGTCCAACCACAGGACCAAGTTTTGCTTTTAACTaaagggcggggaggggggaggagaaagaagccCACGTGACCCATCCCTTGTATGCTTTGGGCGATACGTATATTGCCAATACCACCGCAATTTTTGCAAAGGTCCTCTTCCTATCATCTCATTACGGTCTGGTTATGTCAATAGTAATTTTTCAGCTGCTCAAGTCACGgcattttacatttacattgtTAGGCCAAGCaccttggaaatgaaaatgtgtaAGGTGAGACAAAGCTTagtgtttcctcttttttcctcctacgTTACATAAGGAAATAcatgtaaaaaatataaaaatgaaaaaactataaatatatattaaagaaaaatacatgaaactTTATGAATTTTTTCTATGGCAAATTAGTACCGAGAGACAATTTTCCAGTAGCTTGTAACAGGAAATGATATTAATGGCTCATTAGGCAGCGCTTTCCTACAGGGTAGTGCGCTGAGTGTGCATTTAGATAGTGAATTGCAACTCAGTCTTCCAATTTATAATGGATTATCATATTTAAATGTCATCAATATAagatcatagaatcgtagaatagtttggcttggaagggtcCTTATATAGATGAAGAATGCTACTGAAAAGTCCCCAGTAGCTGTGCCTTGAAGAACCAGCAGCTTACCGCCTTCCACTTTGTCACTGAGCACCGTAACGTGAAAATCGGTACCGAGCAATAAAAGCAGACTTACTGCTGAGCTGTAGAGGTTTGGCTGTTCGAATCTACAAACCAGGCCATTTCGACAGCAGCTATTTAAAGACTGTGTTTCAGTACACTCCGCTGACGACTACAAAAATAATGGATATTATTTTACTTCAAATAAAACACAAGGAAGTGTTTTAATACTTCTTTCGTAATAGCAAGATACTGAAATACAGAGGATGGCAGTATTTCTGGTTGCTCAGAATGATGATTAACGTACGTTCCTGCACTCTGGTAAGTATATTGTATGTATGATCGTAACTTTGGCCAAAAGCACAGCAAGGCAAAAAATGTTTACAGGTTCCCGTTATGCAATGAGGGAGACCGTGCCTCTCCTCTTTGTGAATTCAGGACCTGCAGTCTGCAGCTGTGGCAGAGCCAAGGGGCTggacaaaaaaaagaacatttttggttttgcagaGGTACCTCTATAGCACGATACCAGAAAAAACGTTCCAAGTACGCTTTGCTTCTGGAACTGTCCAGAAAGTATATTACATTTTTCTTGGAGTGGTAATTCTGTAACAACTAataattctttgggtttttttttgtttttttagaacGTTGATGTACGAGTGCAGATTCCATATGGTCGTGactcagaaataataaaacaatttgcGTTCAGTCCAGTTGGGAGGTTGCCAAATGataaactttttcctttaaagtagCAAAACAAACCGGTTTAGAAATAGGCCTTATCCACAAGATTTCAgccagaaggaaatgggaaaggCAACGCTGGAACAGCTCAGAAAGTCTGTGCAGGAGGATGGTCAAACAATGCGGAGATAGAGCTATCTAAAGCTTTATTCCGAGCACAAGATTTGCTCATTTTTTCTAAAGGAGGAAACTGCTGATTGTACAAGCCAATCATGTATTCTCCTAAGGAAAACCACAGacttttatttctggaaatgctAATTATGAATCCAGAATAATGCAGGTCACGAGCAGTGTCCCTGGATGCTTCTGGTGAGGTTTGCAGAGGGACTCACTTGTTTTTGCAGAAGAATAAGGGTCACCGGCTGGTATCACTTTTGATAACTGGTTGACAGGTGAGAAAGGGTAAAAACAAGTAAGATCTCTTGAGCTGAAATTAGTGTGTAGATGAACATACTCAGCGTGCTGAATTATCAATGAAGttgtaaaaactattttaaagacCATACTGAAGAAATTGAGCTAACCAGATCATTCAAATAGTAGCAAGCGAGAGGAATATTCAGTAAATATCACAGGATTAATAAAACGTGTTTGGTCCCCCCATAATGATATACTCTTTTCCCCATAATAGTTAGTCATCTAGTAGACCTCAGCTGGGTGATTTGGAAGTTTGTTACAAAGAATAACACTTTATCACGTGATGTGTGTTGAAAAATACATTGGCCTCAAATACTACAGGAATTTATTAGGTTTAATACATAAAAAACCTACTACTAGCCAGATAACTGCTGTTTGTAAGAAAACGCTTAATCAAAAAGAAGCCTATTTATGGCACTTTGATACTCCCTTTTTGTCAAGAAGATGGAGTCCAAGCACTTCCATGAACTTTAGGCCAAACAATTACGGCGTATCAAAACAGCAGTCATCTTGCTGGGGGAATGAAATCTTTAATCACTTACAGGGCTTTAGCTTAGCTAAGTAACATTAAAGTATTCTAAGCAGGTGTGAACAAAAGGTTCTGCAGGTTCAGTTCTCATTAGAAAATTTTCATGACTCCAAGCAGGCTTTTCTTCGGAGGAAAATATTCTAAACTTACtgttctttaaagcttttttttttaataatagtgtGACAATTAATGCAAATTACATCGTGACCTGTAATGGATTAAACAGTCATCGTAGGCATTTCTTAATTTTCCATGGTACCATTTCTCTGCTTAAGTTCCCTTTGACATTCGTGACAGAACTCTCAACTCAAGGTACAACCCCTTATTTCGATAACAAAAAGATCCGTAAAACTGTAGTGTAGGATATCTCAATTAAAATAACAATCAAAATAACCAAACAATACAAATATATTTCTCAGactaacttttattttctgatgtaTAATTAATATGATTTCTTGATCCGAGTTTCTAACCACATAttacaatttagaaaaaaagttttctgcatCTTAAAAAATTAGCTATTCTTATAGGCTGCTTAGGCAGAAAtgttctgaatattttaatgcttttcaacTGCTGCTAGTTTgttcattcttcattaaatatttacagtttcaCTTTCATGGCTTCTTCAGGCCAGGTGTAGGAGTCAGCCACAAAGCTGTGGTAGTTGGTACTATAAACCTGAGAGCGGATGAAGGCTTCTAGGTCCTTGGGCTGAGGATAGGTGGAGGCAGTGTTATTCCTGTAGGCTTCTTCTGCGATCTAGAAAGATGCATTAAAATCCTAATTAGTGCTGATAAACTATTTGAGTACatttaacagaatttaaaagtAGGAATTAGTTCAAAATCAAGGTAAGACCTCATCTTCTCCGGTGCTGACAGTCACCTGTATTCACACTGGATCGGGGCAGGTGCACAGCGAATAAGACTAGGAACAGGATGATGTTTGCATTTAAGTGAGTCTGACTCATGCTACTTTTGAACAGGATTACGTGTCTTTGCTGTTAACAAATAcagcgctcctcctcctcctccagtaaTATCTTAGCTTTTATTGTGCAGTGGTGGATAAAATATTCCACTAACCCCAAGCACTGAGATACAATTTCTGCTTTTCCATCATCAGGTTACCCTGGTTTACCATCTTCTCCAAAGCACCGTAAGAAAAGTGTGATTTGTTCAAAGCCTCCATGCTCCCTGCATATTAGGGAAGTTCATTATTTGCCATAGTTTGATAATATATTTCTTAAAGGTAAACTCACGAGAAAAAAGTAGCCCTACACAGTGCACAGGTTTAACGCTAGAGATGGTTGGGGGCAATACGAATATATGCTTGCTTTTTCCTCACCCAGACCATACCTAAGTGAACCAATTATGCATGACAAGTATAGCTGCAACAAAACTCAAGTTTAGAAGGGGTTGGAGCCCACTCAACACATCAAAGTAGCCTCTCACGTCTGAAGAACACCGACTTGAGAAATGCGTATCTTTAGACTGGACATTCATCCATGAAACAAAAGAAGTTTGACAGACTGGTTTTATGCAGCAGCACTCTTTGGAAAGATCTGCTTCAAACTATTATTTGGCAAACAGACAAACGCTCCTGCGTTGACTAAAAGGAAGACGGTCTCCTTCCTGCTCTCCTTAGCTCtctctttcaaatataaatgGTTTAGCTTGGTGAGAAGCTGAGACCCCAAGTTACCATATTTAGACTTCCTTTCTAGGATTAATCTGAAGCCCAACCTGATTTGACTGAGAAGTACTTCGGGTGTTTATTTAAGTGTTCATCTTCAGGTCTGTGCGCATAATTATCACGGTTGAGTAAGGTCTGAATTTATACCCCACGTTTGGTATTCCAAAAAATTTTGAGAGTATTCCtcccctggaaaaggcagaggcCATCACTAAACCTCTTGGGCTGTATGAGCCAGAATAGGTATTTGCAGGAATAAAGTTTCAACAGAGATCAGGCAGAAAGAATCGTTTggtaacattttccttttttgtattttatatcacGCGCACAAGTAGAGGAGGAATTTCTGTCACTGTATTTCTGCCAACCACACAGGCAGTTTGATTTTGCCTGAGGAATCTAGTTAACATTTTGACATCTACAGAACGGAGATCTTACTTGCCTAAGAAGACATGAACTGTgaggaggacttttttttttttttttaaatatacagaatGATGTTTCATGCACGAGGGCTCCTTGTTATTCTTTCAAAAGAATATGCAGTAAGTGGAATTATTCACAGTAAGGTGACCAAGAGAGAAAACAATAATTGGAGCAAAAAAGGTCACAGAAGACCAGCAAAATAACCTCCtaaaatgctggggaaaaaaccctaaaaaacagAACGAGGGAGGAACCGGGATAAATACATTATTTGAaagcttcctcctcttctctccagggcagCCAAATTTCTTGGGGAAACTGCGGGTTTAGGTCAATTACTAAAAATCTATCTGCATCAACTCTGTATTTGCCAGTAAAAATCAACAACCGAACAACCTCCAACCTAAACCCGAGCCATAAACAAAAAGCACCCCCTGCAGTTAGTCCTTTTGACAAGCCAGAGTAAGGATGGGAACAAAAGGGAACAGTGCCCAGACATAGGGTGACATTTACTGATAATCATGAAGGGCCACAAGCCTTCAGCTGTGCAGCTCGCATGACTAAGCCTGGGGACCTGCTCCTAACCGGTGGACAGTACAGTTTGGGCTCTACAGACATAAACCCTTGCTATAGTTCCATATCCTTCCTTCTTGTATTTggattaaatttacatttatgaatttaaatttaattttgaaactgcTACTTGTCCACGATTGATTGACATAAACCTTCAACTTGTGTGAAGGTGTGTTAGTTGATCAAATCAAATGCTCAATCATGTAGAGAGCGTGGGAAGAAAAGAAGCCACAAAAGACTGAAATGACTTACCCTCACAGCAATTTTCAGCGACACGTGCTGAATGGTGACTAACGGAGGGTACAGACGACCTTCCTGTAAATTCTCCTCTGAAACTTGCTGAGCTATTACCTAGAAATAAAGCAGACATGTTTAACTTGGAATGCAGATGCAGCTGTAGCTTTGTTAGACAGCGATCTAGTCTTAAGCAAAGAAATGGTTTCGCTTTGGCAAATCCCGCAGATACTGCTTAATCCACCTAGGCAGTGTTTTTTACAACCGGCCTTAACACTGGGAGTAGCTACACAAGAGCTAGAAATTTAGGGAGTTATGCCGTTTTCTCACTCAGATGATAAGATTTACTCAAGTCTTGAATAAGTCCATGACACATAAACTAGCAAATAGTTCACTGTGAGATATAAATTCCAGCCATCAACTGTAGTTGGGTCAAAGACTTCTAAAATTAAAGAAGCACCTGTTATTCTGACAGTTGTCAAGTCATCCTGTGCAGAGAACAGAGCTGAAACGCTTAAGCGTAAAATGCTTTGAATAAAATTACAGGTGGCTGAGCAGGTTTGTCGTGTGTCCAGCTCACACATCTAGCCTGTGTGAGATCATAGAAGTAAGTATGGTCAACCAcagaacaaagtaaaataaaggtAAGATTATCCAGGGTCTTTTAAAGCCCTGCTGGTCACTGCAGTCAGATTTAGAAACAGAAGGTCTAATGCTAAATTCTGGCTTGCTGGGACAGAAAAAACAGTGCTGCTAGAAAAAGTCTGTCTGCTCCACTTGAAGGCTGCAGTGGGCCTGTCACCTCAACCATCCCAAGTAACTAAAGACATTATTTTGCTCTTTGCTTAATTTTTCACCAGGCT
Coding sequences within it:
- the RWDD2A gene encoding RWD domain-containing protein 2A → MAVTVQECLELQLLEVEMLLSMFPKKGEINLDEDAVPGVQRYLRNADGALPPRLEYSIAIDVGEAKVKVDLQVLLPHMYPHVAPQLFARSHALHRQQQLQLNTRLASHISSLDSGELCVYEAVQWVKENSLPYLENSKISSESASKEVVVKETLHRMWIYSHHIYRQELRKKIFDCAKKLNLTGFCLTGKPGVICVEGLQENCEEFWRAIRYPNWKHISCKHVENVETEGSVDNLRLFRAFEDLQLQAHGDYGLRNDYHMDLGQFLEFLKQHQSGHIFQILFGVEGKLPDK